The genomic segment CACCTCTCATTTCCCTCCATTCCTATCCTCCAATGGCTTCCGctactttctctctccttccTTCACCAACCTCTTCCAAATTCCTCAAACTCCATTTCCGTCGAAACTTCACCACCATTAAAACCCCTTCCTTCACCATCAAATCTCTCTCCTCTCAAGCTCCGGCCTTAACTCAAGACCAACTCAAAAAACTCGCCGCCGAAAAAGCTGTCGAATCGGTTAAATCCGGCATGGTTTTAGGTCTCGGAACTGGTAGTACTGCCGCGTTTGCCGTCGCAAGAATCGGTGAACTTCTTTCCTCCGGACAACTCACCAACATTGTTGGAATCCCTACTTCTAAGCGTACTGAAGAACAGGCGTTATCTTTAGGTATTCCACTATCGGTTCTTGATGATCATCCTTGCATTGACCTCGCCATTGATGGTGCTGATGAGGTTGATCCTGATCTTAATCTTGTTAAAGGACGTGGTGGTGCGCTTTTAAGAGAGAAAATGGTGGAAGCTGCTAGTGATAAGTTTATAGTTGTGGTTGATGATACTAAACTTGTTGATGGTTTAGGTGGTAGTCGTCTTGCTATGCCTGTTGAAGTTGTTCAGTTTTGCTGGAAGTATAATCTCAACAGATTGCAGGCATGTTTTTCTGATCGTCTAACACATTTATAATTTGTCACAGGAAAATGCTATTTTCAGGCTAAATTAGAAACACCAAGCATTAATTTACTATGAATAATTCTTATTTTATCATAAACTTTGTAACTTAATATGGTATGAGAAGTGAATTTAATGCTTATAGTTACTAGTTAGTCATGTTGTTCGTGTATATTTGtctgattttatttgttttccagATATAATGAATCCATATTCAATGTTAGCACAAGGATTAGCAATAATAGACATgaaattaggtagtttttttcaACTTGGAAGAATAAATATATGACCTTTGCAGCTTTGCTGGGTGGCAAGGAAGGTGAGAAACTGATGGACTATTAGGGAACAGATAGTGTGGAATAGGAAACCTTACTTAATTGAATGGTCTAGTGAATAGAGTATGGAGTAGAGCATTCCACCTATGAAGATGTTTATATGTCGATTTTTCTGCTCCACATTCTTCAATCAGAAATCAGTCTATTTTTGTCAGTATGTTTATTCCTTTTCCCTTTATTCATTTGCATCATTCCTTCTATTTccttaactaataatgaatttAATATGTTGATTATACCTAATCAACTATCCTTATGAATAAggaaggttttttttttgataaggtATGTTGCAAGGTAAAAAAGGTTTAGTTAGTTCTTGCAGTTGTAGCCAACTTAAAGTTGGAGTTATTGCTAATATTCATgaatttgttaaagaaaattatttgAGTATAGCTGAGTAGCATTGAAAGTTTGCAACTTCTTCCTGATAAGCATGAatttgaaaatctttttttctaaattttgaaTGCATTTTCATGATGTTTATGTCCTTTTTCTGGGGGTTGCAGGAAATTTTTAAGGAGCTAGGCTGTGAGGCAAAGTTGAGGATGGAAGGGAATGGCAAGCCTTATGTGACTGACAACTCTAATTATATCGTGGACTTATACTACTCAACACCGATTAAGGATGCTGAAGCTGCAGGGCGGGAAATTTCGGCCTTGGAAGGTGTAGTGGAACATGGGTTGTTCCTGGGTATGGCTACTGAG from the Amaranthus tricolor cultivar Red isolate AtriRed21 chromosome 12, ASM2621246v1, whole genome shotgun sequence genome contains:
- the LOC130828758 gene encoding probable ribose-5-phosphate isomerase 3, chloroplastic gives rise to the protein MASATFSLLPSPTSSKFLKLHFRRNFTTIKTPSFTIKSLSSQAPALTQDQLKKLAAEKAVESVKSGMVLGLGTGSTAAFAVARIGELLSSGQLTNIVGIPTSKRTEEQALSLGIPLSVLDDHPCIDLAIDGADEVDPDLNLVKGRGGALLREKMVEAASDKFIVVVDDTKLVDGLGGSRLAMPVEVVQFCWKYNLNRLQEIFKELGCEAKLRMEGNGKPYVTDNSNYIVDLYYSTPIKDAEAAGREISALEGVVEHGLFLGMATEVIIAGKTGVSVKTK